From the Anopheles stephensi strain Indian chromosome X, UCI_ANSTEP_V1.0, whole genome shotgun sequence genome, the window TATGTTCAGGGTAGGCCATTTTAGTTTATTTGATATAGTGGTTCTGTTTTTGTTCTCACCACACGCTTGGTGCTCTTCTTTGCGCAATTACTCAGGGAACTCGTGAGCACCAATGCACATGTTcgcgggcgtgtgtgtgtgtgctcgaaaAGCAATCACGAATAAAACGACCGCTTTAATGTGAGTTCGGTACGGTTCTGTAGGCGTAAATAGGCGTAAACGAGATAAACACATGCAGCAGGGTAGGCAAGCTAATACATTCCATTTCCACCTCTAGTCTAATGCACGTAACATTCGGTACTCAGAGCAGGGCAGGCAAACGATTAGTAACGGTGGACGAGGCCAGATCTTACACTGCGCAACGCAGCACCATAGCAGGTATAGTAGCGATTTTGCAGatgagaagaagaaaccaGAAAATATATCCCTTTAAACACACTACCCACTAGAAATCATTAATCTACATTAACAAAAAGTTTTCAAGAAAGGGTGTAAatgtttaattattattaatttaataccaCGCCGTCTTTCTCTGGCAGTATGGACGTATGTTTCTGACACATACCGTATATCTTAGGACATAAAATTAATCGATCCAAATCTAATCTCAAGGCATCGATTAATAGGGCGTGCATCGTTCAGGTTGTGCGTTATGTCATAATCGCTTATGGTTTTAAACATGGAAGTAACCACATCATATAGCATTGTAAGCGACGGAAGTAACATACTAACATCCTGTTCTGAGTTGTTTATTTTGTATGTTTCTGTGCTTTACATTCTGTTCCTTATTatcctccttctctctctctctctctctatttcctGTTTGTTTCTCTCTATGTCCTTATatactattttttttctatttctcgtCGGTGTTATTCATTTACTAACGCTTTTACGTCTTTCTGgggttaaattattttttgttcaaattaTCGTCTTCCTATCCACCTCTTTTCCAGTGCAATCAATTTTGTTGAGATTGGgagttttggttttcttttcaactCATCGATACACTTCCAACGTAATGCATCCCGTCCGACGTTCGTTACTAATCAATCATTCGATCGCTAATCAGATTGTTGATCCGCTCGTTTCACAGTCGACGACATATAACAGAGGGCGCTCCCTGTCTCTCCGTGAAACTGCATCCCCTCATTTCTAAATACGCTTTTGCTAtaaccctcacacacacacgccattcacgtttcttttttcttcttgtgtcTAAATCTCTCACCCTATCGCACCACTCGCCCACGGCCTTCGCGATCGATCATCTACTAATaaccacgcacgcacacgtgGGCCACTTGTCTGTAGTCCGCGGCGGATTATGCGCATCTCGTATCATCCCATTCCGTCTCGCTAAAGGCACTCACGCAAGGCACCACCGCGGATGAGGTAAAGGCGTGGCATTGCCCATGTCCATGCACGCTGGGTTATCATGTTGCTCCTAGTTCGTCGAATTACTGCTATGGTTAGCGTTACGCAAAACGGCGCCTGTTAATAGGAAATGTTTATGCTTTGCTTCAGAAACATTTGCTAAAGTTtgcccgatgatgatgatgacaatTTGCATTgcaatgctttgtttgttttttttttttgtgttttgcttaacTCCCAACTCTGGGAAACAAGGCTGAGATTTCGAaattgcttttgctttgcgtACGTTACGGGTATGCGTAACGCTTTCTGTGATGAATACCTTTACCCGCATCGTTCTGTTCCTGGTTGGCTCATTCATTTAGTCTGTAACTACTCATCATACACAAATGCAGTTTGATAATTACTAATCGCTAACGCTCCCACTTCATTATGCCAGAAAATACCTGACCCAGTCTGCCAGTCTGTTCATCGTCCGTCTAATACTAATACTGCTTTCTAACCTTAAATCACTTGCCCAACCCGTTGAGAAATCTCCCAATTCCGAAACCAATATGGCGTCCAGTTTGCATTTCAAATGTGACTTTGTCGAAGAGTAGGACAAGGAATATATTATGGAAGACAGGGAGGAAGGAAGTACAGTAGTAAGGGGAGGGAGAATAGGGGGTTGATCATAAGTGAGTTTGATGTTAAAAGAGTTAAGCTCAACTATGGCGAACATCGAAGGTAAGTGGTCTCTGTGTACCGTCTCTGTGTTGCTCCCACCGACCCAAGGCTGTGTCCAACCCTCCCCTGTTCGCTACTACGTATCATGTGCCTGTCAACGTTTGGAGGATGTGTGTGATCCTATCGTGTACTATCATTGTTATATAGTTGTTTATCGATACATATGTACCTTTGAAAGCTTTCCAAAGAGGCCATTCATTTTGACTACGTTATGTAGCTTAGTGTAAGCGTTAAATCCTCTTCCAGGATATTGTTtataacttaaaaaaaagactATCTATACTCTAGATTGCAtagggcggcccggtggcagaggcgacaacggcgccggtcttcatacgacaggaccggggttcaaatcccatccggaacgTCACCCCCGTAGTGGGGATTGAATATCCAGCTACGTGGTATCTTtaggtctagtaagccagaaatggcaggcactagacctaagaggtcgttaggccaaagaagaagaagattgcaTCTATAGATCTTGCTTTTGAATAGTAGGCTGTAGCAATCGCGTTCAGCCATTTGTTATCGGAGAGCAGCTCCATAACTCCAGACAGAAGCTGCTCGGTAATCCGATGTTGGTAATAGCATTTTGAAGTTGCAGCTATTTAAGATGGtaccatttttttccaataCAGTCCACAACCACTATGTCCACGAAGTTAGTGATCCATTGTGCCATACCGTTTCAACTCTTGTCCCGATAAATCTAGACTACAACCCCTCGTATAGCTCGTATGAAACGCCTTGCATTTTTGTATCTTTCCGCCATcttgctttctgtgatttcTTCGCTAGCAGCTTTTTCGTTTGTCGCCAAGAACCATTCACAGCTTTGTTGTACCGAATCTTCCGATCATACTGTTTCTGTGTAAATAGTAGCGTAGTGTATGAGTTATTTGTCCTACCAAAATGCCTTGTTTGTAGCTGGTGCTTTGCTATTAACATTCCTCCGATGTTCCTGTCTTtgtacgtttgtgtgtgtgtgtgtgtgggtgattgATCGTTTGTTTGGCTGTGAATGGTTGACTTACaccgttttgtttcgtttttagtAGTTCAGTAATGTTGTTTAGCACGAAGATACTCGCACCAGTAGCGAAGCGCATGGTGTAAACGCAAGTTAAACCGTTGCCTCTACACGGTATTGCTGCGCGGCTCAACCATCGTTCAACTAGCGCCACTATATTAACATGGAAGGACTTAAAATGATTGCGCGTTCACCTCgcgcttcttttttcttctctctccttctctctctctcccgtcAATACACGCTTACCCTTACACCAATCCCAAATCCATTCGTTTGTCCGATATCGTGTCCCGTCTGCTCTTCGGTATTAATGCGCGACTCCCCGCTCCCCCCCCTCCGTAACTATAGCTGTCACCGGGCCGCGAGTGCTCCGATATCGATATGGAACCGCAGGCCTCACAGAGCCGGGACTGCGAACCGACACCTCCGCTGCAACGTCACGGGTCGAAGAGCAACTTTTTCCTGCCACCGCTAGACGGTCCACCGGTCGGTATGGGATCGCAGGTGAGCAGCGGTGGCGACTCTCcacgtcagcagcagcagcagcagcagcagcatatgcGCATGTACCATCCGCGGCATAGTCCGCATCCACGGCAGCGAGGACTCGATCCGTCCCGTAGCTTCACACCGGAGGGTCTGTCGCCTGACCATCCCGGTGGTCCCGGTGGTCCCCCACCGATGATCACGATAcagtcacagcagcagcagcagcagcagcaacaacagcagggtGTACCACGTGGAGGAGGTCCACCTTCTTCGGCGACACCTACCATGCAGCAAAGGATCAAGGCGCTCGGAGTCGCCACACCGTTGGCCATGTCCAGTCCTGTGCGAAGGTAAGCCCCTAGTTACTGtataaaacagaaaccatGACACTATGATCCGTTTCCATGAAAACCTGGTGGGTGGAACATGTTTTTCGGAAGAGCTTTACTGTAGGTACCGGATCATCATTACGCGAGCTTATCAGGTGGAAGTCACCGATTGTTGAAGCTATAGATGAATGTCTGTCATCGAGTGGAGAACCGGAAGGACACGGAACCGAAATCGTTTTGTCATGACGTTTCGTTCTACTAGCCAAACATACAATATCCATACATACCCATATGCATTGTTCATCGTACGCTGATTACGCTGCTCCACTAATCCTGCTTCACAGGTGGACGTAAAGATGGCGCGCCAACTCATACAGCTCGCACACTTTTGTCCCGGCGACGTTCTGACACGGTGACATTGCCCGGGTGAACATCCCGAAGCCGGAAGAAGCTCATGTGGATGCTGCTTCCGCTCAACATACTCTCGATCCTTCCTCTACCCCCACATCCTCCCCCGACCCCTACCTCCGTGTGCCGGACGAAGCGTAGCGCAACTTGTCCACacttcacacaaaaaacctgCGCCATCTTAAACGTCGGTAGAGCATCGAAATTATTGGAGTGGGAACGCAAGATACTTCCCGGGGAGCAAACACCCCCAACACAAGATTGCTTTAGGATAGCGTTGCAACACGTGCGGACACtgccaacaacagcaacagcaacaacgacaacagcaAACCCGTTCTACTCCTACCGCGTTTCCCCTCTCCTCTATCCCGCCTAACGACCAACACACGTGGGTAACATCAAGTTCGTTTCAAATTGTTGCGTTACCGTTGCGTTACAACGCCGTTACGTGTTCGTGTCGCTAggctcgtgtttttttcttttttatcgtTCGCTCGTTTAGAAAGAGctaatttgttgttttggggcaaccaacaacaaaaacctaaAAAGCCTGCCATTTTGTGTTCTTATTCCTAAACGATGctattgttttgtgtgttttcgttattatttatgtttggCTGTTTTTCCTTGTGTTTCCAAAAttctccaaacacacacacacacactgctctCTGACCCTATTCGGACCCAATTCGGTAAACTTCTTCTTAGGTTTCGTTTTTCCGTACTCCTCTGCACCGTTCAACCTTTGTGTACCTTTTACTCTAATTGTACTGTTCTATTTTTGGTCTCTCTAATGCAACATAAtttgtttgatgtgtttttaatttactttctTCACAAATTCTCAGCGTatgtattatttaatttttttttgtatttgttctACATCAGCCCAGCAGCCCTATCCACGGAACAAGCGTTAgctaaaatgttttattttaatagaTGGGTTTTTTTCCGTCCTTCCATCCTTTGCACATGGTATAACGTGTCTCATTCCACTTTCGAAATCCTTAGTAAGTTattttacaggggttttcagttgatactgTCATAGTAGCCATTGATATTGTATGCGACCTTTGAGCGCCCCGGTAAGTTCTTAAGCTTCAGGTATAAACATGGGCTGTGACCTGTAAACATGGGCTGAATAAAgacccccccactcacgggcactcacttttcgcaatTGAGTTACCCAAAGGGGTACATTTTTCGACTAAAGTCTgaaggctaaagtctgaatggataccccccccccccactcacggacactcttttttgcaactgagttacccaaaagggtatatttttttatatttttatatatttttatatatttattatttaataattatttttaattattataaaaaattattacaacgatttctcacatttttgctcaacttttacctaaatttaaggtaactcagtagcggaaagtgagtgccgtgagtggtggggaggggggggcatctattcagactttaacCCTGGTTCCTTACATAAAATTACAATTCAAAGTACACCACCGATTTTCTGCAAGACATTAACAGCTTTATACGTGTGGGTTACGTACTTACCGGAACGCTAAAAGGATGCGTTACTATGACAACGGTTACTATGACAACGgttactatgacaatatcatctgaagACTTAACAAAAATAGAACTATTACACGTGGTAATTTTGGTTTGCATAATGCTGGAATTTTGCTGTCAGAAAGTGATTTGACAGAAGTTACCATGGAGGAGAAAAATGAATTCGGCTCGACCTATTACTTTCTTTCACTATGGAGAAGTAGAATTATTCCATCGCTGCTATCACACGAGAAtcatgggatttttttttgtcaaaaaggAGGGGAGAAGAAATTTTGACAGCGAAATTCGGGAATGATTCCTACCAAAATTACCACGTGTAATAAGCctataaaaggtatttgattcccctgtcatctgaagcccttttccatatcaactagctttgtttgccatttcatctaaggagcctgcAACAAAAATGGCTGCCtgtacaatatcaactgaaaaacccctGTATAGTAGCCAAATCCAGTCTCTGTCCTACCTTAACCGATGCTCGAAAATATCAACATTTCGTTATTTTGatacttttcttttcctcgatTCTTGCATTTCTTTCCTATTCTCTGGTACGCTCTGTTTTAGCTCGCACTAGTAttggtttattttatgttGTCGGTGGCGGCGCTTCTATCATTCCAGTAGCGAGGCAAGAATGCTACTACTAGCTGTTAAAGCTGTGAGTTGAAAGTGACGTGCAATCGGCATCGGCAGCTCGCTTCTTCCCGGCAGGTTGCGCATATTCGCTATAGTAGCGCGGAGGCAAACTAGTAAAACGCACACGAGTGAACCCGCTATCTGTATAGTCGGCAGACGACCGCCAGAGCAGTAGTAGCCAAATTTGGACAGTTGACAAGTTGTTGCGCGTATagtgtttgtttgcgtttgccattttgttttggctgTTGGTTCGGacgttgtgtgttggtaaaCTATTGTTCGGTAGCGCGTTTTGCTCGTTGCTCGTTACAAGCGTTCGTTCtctttgtttaatttttctcgAATGCtgtcgagagagagagagagggagaggaagagggagagagagagagaaaaaaaagagagatggcggtgataaaaaaacaattccaagcgttgcgtgtgcgtgtatgtatgtgttcTCTTGATTTGTATGAAGCGAGTGCTGCTGTGTTTATGAAGCTCCTGCTGTGTAATTTAATGGCTCccagtgtgcgtgcgtgtgtgtgtgtgtgcttgagtATGTATGTGTCTCGAGGTTGTCTGTCTGAATGGATTaagagctctctctctctctctatctctgttACTTTCCCGTTTGAATCTTGCTCCTCAGTAGAGCCTGTGGCGCGTAGTAACTTGGTAGTTGCGCTAGTCCCCTCATGCCCAACTTCATCCATAACGCTAAcgcttcattttgtttttttttgctgtcgcgTGTCGCTTACAGATCGAACCCCGGCACACCGACCCAACCGAGGAGGCCCGATTTCATCAGCGTTGGTCAACAGTCCcagctgcagcaacagcagcttgGTGGCAGCGGCTCCATGACCGGCAATTACTACGATTTCCCCCTGCAACCTCaaccgcagcaacagcagcttccACCACAGACGATGGCACTGCACCAGACAACAGGTCTTCCCCCACAGCATCCctaccatcagcagcagcagcagcagcagcagcagcagcaacagcagcaacaacagcagtacCCGATGGTGCATCACAATGGAGGTCTTGCGGGACCTCCGGGCGGGCAACCGTCTCAGCAGGCCCTCCGGGGTGGCAACTCTGGACCATCGGTCGTCTATCATCACGGTAGCCCGCAGCGCCGCTACCTGTCCGAGGGTGAGCTTGTGCGGCAGGGTGCAGAACTGTCCTACGCGCGCAACAACCAAACGTCCGACAACATCCGGGAGCTGGCCGGAAGTCCGCAGCGTGGCGTTTACCTCTGGAAGGACACGTCGCCCGGTTTCAACCAACCGAACGGTGGCCAGCAGCCACCCGTATCGGTGTACCAGAACACGCCCAGCCCAACGGCAccgcaccagcaacagcagtcgATGGCACCCTTCGGTACGGTGAGTGCCGCCCGTTACcagctgcagcaacagcaacagaacaGTCTCGCCAACAGCGCtgtcggtggtggtatcggtggtggtggtaatgggCTGGCCAGCTACCACCCAGCACTTCGCGGTGGTGTACCAGTCTTCCCCCCGCAACCTCCACCCTCCGctctgcagcaacagcagcaacagcaacagcagcagcagctactcGGTCAACATTCGCAGCcgtcacagcagcaacagtccgGTGTCGTCGGGTTAAACGGTCCAGGTGTCCCGGGTGGTCCCCAGGCACCGTCCCCCTCAATCAAGCGTAAAGCTACCCCGACCCGGCCCATGTCGTTCGTGCGGGCGCTTGAGATGACCGATTCCATGGAGATGGGCGGTGGAGGTCCGCCCGGCACAGCACCAGCAGATATCGCCGGAACGCAAccaggcggtggtggtggagtgcTGGTGCGAGGTCccgccaacagcaacagcagcaccggtACCACCAACACCTCCCCACCCGATCAGCGGGCCAGCGTGTACGATATGAACTACGAGATTTCAGTGTAGGAACGGACAGGAGAAATGGCAGGAGGCAGGAAGCTGCACACAACCGATAGGGCCAGGATATAGCGAGCGGGCAAGAGAGATGGAACGCACCTGCAACCAAAGCACGGATCTCGATTCCGTTCCCTGACGCGAGGCAACTGTATTGGGCGAGGCAACCGCTACAACAGCCAAAGACGCAAAAGACGTCTTGCTTGTTGCTACAACAgccaggcacacacacacacacgcacgcacacattcgcTTCCTATATCTCGAATAGGATCTTTGATTCTTGAAGATGCGGCATATGCGAAGTgacggtatgtgtgtgtgtgtgtgtgctgttgctgtatgTGTACATTAAACCTGTTGCGTGACTTAACGGTAGCATCACACAAATCCAGAGTGAGCgctcaacaagaaaaaaaaaactcaaaacaatCCATCCCCCCTTTTCTCCATCACCCCTCCCCACCTCCACCATCCCGATATGCTCCCTCCGATCCAGGTTTTTTGCTATTACGtgtatttatattttgtaCTGTGCATATATAGATACATGTGTATACATGcatacaaacatacacacacactcacacacacacacagagatcGTTAGGTATATTTATATAAGTACGAAGGAACGAACAGAACAGTTAGTGCAGGCTTTAGATAATCGCTGTTGTTATCTAGTTGTTAGGAAAGTCATCGATACTTTACTTCACCACCTACCAAGACttcttccctcccccccccccccacaccccTTATGTTACATCTCATCTCCAAGGATGAGAagcaaagtgtgtgtgtatatcaAAAAGGTTTCTTTatagttttttcttttaatcgcaCGAGACATCTCATCCCAGATCTTTGTGAAGATTCTGAGCGGGATGTTGCTCGTGTCCTTGGCTTCATGCTCTGTGCCAATGATAGCATCACGAGTATCGAAATTGCGTTCCAGCTTCAGCCTTTCTTCTAGTCCGTGTTTTCCGCAATTGCTTTGTCATCTCTCGCCTGGAACATCCGCCACTGAAGCGATGCCAAAGCGATGTCAAAATGCGTCCTATACGCTTGTGCGAAACACTTACCCAAGACAAactacacccacacacacac encodes:
- the LOC118516663 gene encoding palmitoyltransferase ZDHHC5 isoform X1, translated to MPKCDVKTRYIPATFAWTLLLSTTFLFFWYPCRQFYIQRHPWVPAYQAVITFFVIANFTLATFMDPGVIPKAPPDEDREDEFRAPLYKNAEINGITVRMKWCVTCKFYRPPRCSHCSVCNHCIETFDHHCPWVNNCIGRRNYRFFFFFLISLSVHMLSIFSLSLVYVLHKEKDKLTEVEPIVAMILMAIVTLLAIPIFGLTGFHMVLVSRGRTTNEQVTGKFKGGYNPFSRGCWNNCCYTQCGPQYPSLLKPQKYVARRSNKENQSISTITNDGGPGGGGGDAAGSGRRHMPNSGPGGSGPGTQQQQQQQALNQGGGIYDNNRHTQVKTYMDHGNGHGIRTVGSSHYSKSAADYAHLVSSHSVSLKALTQGTTADELSPGRECSDIDMEPQASQSRDCEPTPPLQRHGSKSNFFLPPLDGPPVGMGSQVSSGGDSPRQQQQQQQQHMRMYHPRHSPHPRQRGLDPSRSFTPEGLSPDHPGGPGGPPPMITIQSQQQQQQQQQQQGVPRGGGPPSSATPTMQQRIKALGVATPLAMSSPVRRSNPGTPTQPRRPDFISVGQQSQLQQQQLGGSGSMTGNYYDFPLQPQPQQQQLPPQTMALHQTTGLPPQHPYHQQQQQQQQQQQQQQQQQYPMVHHNGGLAGPPGGQPSQQALRGGNSGPSVVYHHGSPQRRYLSEGELVRQGAELSYARNNQTSDNIRELAGSPQRGVYLWKDTSPGFNQPNGGQQPPVSVYQNTPSPTAPHQQQQSMAPFGTVSAARYQLQQQQQNSLANSAVGGGIGGGGNGLASYHPALRGGVPVFPPQPPPSALQQQQQQQQQQQLLGQHSQPSQQQQSGVVGLNGPGVPGGPQAPSPSIKRKATPTRPMSFVRALEMTDSMEMGGGGPPGTAPADIAGTQPGGGGGVLVRGPANSNSSTGTTNTSPPDQRASVYDMNYEISV
- the LOC118516663 gene encoding palmitoyltransferase ZDHHC5 isoform X2, which gives rise to MPKCDVKTRYIPATFAWTLLLSTTFLFFWYPCRQFYIQRHPWVPAYQAVITFFVIANFTLATFMDPGVIPKDEDREDEFRAPLYKNAEINGITVRMKWCVTCKFYRPPRCSHCSVCNHCIETFDHHCPWVNNCIGRRNYRFFFFFLISLSVHMLSIFSLSLVYVLHKEKDKLTEVEPIVAMILMAIVTLLAIPIFGLTGFHMVLVSRGRTTNEQVTGKFKGGYNPFSRGCWNNCCYTQCGPQYPSLLKPQKYVARRSNKENQSISTITNDGGPGGGGGDAAGSGRRHMPNSGPGGSGPGTQQQQQQQALNQGGGIYDNNRHTQVKTYMDHGNGHGIRTVGSSHYSKSAADYAHLVSSHSVSLKALTQGTTADELSPGRECSDIDMEPQASQSRDCEPTPPLQRHGSKSNFFLPPLDGPPVGMGSQVSSGGDSPRQQQQQQQQHMRMYHPRHSPHPRQRGLDPSRSFTPEGLSPDHPGGPGGPPPMITIQSQQQQQQQQQQQGVPRGGGPPSSATPTMQQRIKALGVATPLAMSSPVRRSNPGTPTQPRRPDFISVGQQSQLQQQQLGGSGSMTGNYYDFPLQPQPQQQQLPPQTMALHQTTGLPPQHPYHQQQQQQQQQQQQQQQQQYPMVHHNGGLAGPPGGQPSQQALRGGNSGPSVVYHHGSPQRRYLSEGELVRQGAELSYARNNQTSDNIRELAGSPQRGVYLWKDTSPGFNQPNGGQQPPVSVYQNTPSPTAPHQQQQSMAPFGTVSAARYQLQQQQQNSLANSAVGGGIGGGGNGLASYHPALRGGVPVFPPQPPPSALQQQQQQQQQQQLLGQHSQPSQQQQSGVVGLNGPGVPGGPQAPSPSIKRKATPTRPMSFVRALEMTDSMEMGGGGPPGTAPADIAGTQPGGGGGVLVRGPANSNSSTGTTNTSPPDQRASVYDMNYEISV
- the LOC118516663 gene encoding palmitoyltransferase ZDHHC5 isoform X3, whose translation is MPKCDVKTRYIPATFAWTLLLSTTFLFFWYPCRQFYIQRHPWVPAYQAVITFFVIANFTLATFMDPGVIPKAPPDEDREDEFRAPLYKNAEINGITVRMKWCVTCKFYRPPRCSHCSVCNHCIETFDHHCPWVNNCIGRRNYRFFFFFLISLSVHMLSIFSLSLVYVLHKEKDKLTEVEPIVAMILMAIVTLLAIPIFGLTGFHMVLVSRGRTTNEQVTGKFKGGYNPFSRGCWNNCCYTQCGPQYPSLLKPQKYVARRSNKENQSISTITNDGGPGGGGGDAAGSGRRHMPNSGPGGSGPGTQQQQQQQALNQGGGIYDNNRHTQVKTYMDHGNGHGIRTVGSSHYSKLSPGRECSDIDMEPQASQSRDCEPTPPLQRHGSKSNFFLPPLDGPPVGMGSQVSSGGDSPRQQQQQQQQHMRMYHPRHSPHPRQRGLDPSRSFTPEGLSPDHPGGPGGPPPMITIQSQQQQQQQQQQQGVPRGGGPPSSATPTMQQRIKALGVATPLAMSSPVRRSNPGTPTQPRRPDFISVGQQSQLQQQQLGGSGSMTGNYYDFPLQPQPQQQQLPPQTMALHQTTGLPPQHPYHQQQQQQQQQQQQQQQQQYPMVHHNGGLAGPPGGQPSQQALRGGNSGPSVVYHHGSPQRRYLSEGELVRQGAELSYARNNQTSDNIRELAGSPQRGVYLWKDTSPGFNQPNGGQQPPVSVYQNTPSPTAPHQQQQSMAPFGTVSAARYQLQQQQQNSLANSAVGGGIGGGGNGLASYHPALRGGVPVFPPQPPPSALQQQQQQQQQQQLLGQHSQPSQQQQSGVVGLNGPGVPGGPQAPSPSIKRKATPTRPMSFVRALEMTDSMEMGGGGPPGTAPADIAGTQPGGGGGVLVRGPANSNSSTGTTNTSPPDQRASVYDMNYEISV
- the LOC118516663 gene encoding palmitoyltransferase ZDHHC8 isoform X4; protein product: MPKCDVKTRYIPATFAWTLLLSTTFLFFWYPCRQFYIQRHPWVPAYQAVITFFVIANFTLATFMDPGVIPKAPPDEDREDEFRAPLYKNAEINGITVRMKWCVTCKFYRPPRCSHCSVCNHCIETFDHHCPWVNNCIGRRNYRFFFFFLISLSVHMLSIFSLSLVYVLHKEKDKLTEVEPIVAMILMAIVTLLAIPIFGLTGFHMVLVSRGRTTNEQVTGKFKGGYNPFSRGCWNNCCYTQCGPQYPSLLKPQKYVARRSNKENQSISTITNDGGPGGGGGDAAGSGRRHMPNSGPGGSGPGTQQQQQQQALNQGGGIYDNNRHTQLSPGRECSDIDMEPQASQSRDCEPTPPLQRHGSKSNFFLPPLDGPPVGMGSQVSSGGDSPRQQQQQQQQHMRMYHPRHSPHPRQRGLDPSRSFTPEGLSPDHPGGPGGPPPMITIQSQQQQQQQQQQQGVPRGGGPPSSATPTMQQRIKALGVATPLAMSSPVRRSNPGTPTQPRRPDFISVGQQSQLQQQQLGGSGSMTGNYYDFPLQPQPQQQQLPPQTMALHQTTGLPPQHPYHQQQQQQQQQQQQQQQQQYPMVHHNGGLAGPPGGQPSQQALRGGNSGPSVVYHHGSPQRRYLSEGELVRQGAELSYARNNQTSDNIRELAGSPQRGVYLWKDTSPGFNQPNGGQQPPVSVYQNTPSPTAPHQQQQSMAPFGTVSAARYQLQQQQQNSLANSAVGGGIGGGGNGLASYHPALRGGVPVFPPQPPPSALQQQQQQQQQQQLLGQHSQPSQQQQSGVVGLNGPGVPGGPQAPSPSIKRKATPTRPMSFVRALEMTDSMEMGGGGPPGTAPADIAGTQPGGGGGVLVRGPANSNSSTGTTNTSPPDQRASVYDMNYEISV